One Vidua chalybeata isolate OUT-0048 chromosome 22, bVidCha1 merged haplotype, whole genome shotgun sequence genomic region harbors:
- the RNF186 gene encoding E3 ubiquitin-protein ligase RNF186, which produces MEKSTDKPNKENGLSAPGVLQAEADSAAPVAGGAAEMSRAGSVTQNSEREKRVGFTEECTEEMERPSGTERDSLAAFKPAVLERDSPNSRPFAVLTDTNSPKMSTLELNHQCSDTATLDMDCMICFNKYSIYRVPKLLDCQHTFCAVCLKLILRKEENTWTITCPLCRKPTFVSGGLIRTLQNKEDILERLENLDSNPEVYICAMGLDGNSWTQSGQDILNTEENSPAHSSLAVQRLLLLLLLGVILAMLILPFMYSGRVKWVICLLLTLGLLMSIVLCCTPKFHCRCKKDSPASCDKEIHVVTVA; this is translated from the coding sequence ATGGAGAAATCCACTGACAAGCCAAACAAGGAAAACGGACTGTCAGCTCCTGGAGTACTGCAGGCTGAAGCAGACAGTGCAGCGCCCgtggcaggaggtgctgcagaaaTGAGCAGAGCAGGATCCGTAACACAAAACTCAGAACGTGAGAAGAGAGTGGGATTCACTGAAGAGTGTACTGAAGAAATGGAGAGGCCTTcaggaacagagagagacagtcTTGCTGCCTTTAAACCAGCAGTTTTGGAACGAGACTCTCCAAACTCAAGGCCATTTGCTGTGCTAACGGACACAAACTCTCCCAAAATGAGCACGTTGGAACTGAACCACCAGTGCTCAGACACAGCTACCCTGGATATGGACTGCATGATCTGCTTCAACAAGTACAGCATCTACAGAGTCCCAAAGCTCCTGGACTGCCAGCACACCTTCTGTGCCGTCTGCCTCAAGCTGATCCTCAGGAAAGAGGAGAACACCTGGACAATCACCTGCCCTCTTTGCAGAAAACCCACCTTTGTGTCAGGAGGGCTCATCCGCACACTCCAGAATAAAGAAGACATCCTGGAGCGCTTGGAGAACCTTGATTCAAACCCTGAGGTGTACATCTGTGCCATGGGGCTGGACGGCAACAGCTGGACTCAGAGCGGCCAGGACATTTtgaacacagaggaaaacagcccagcacacagcagcctggctgtgcagagACTCCtactgctcctgctgcttggGGTGATCCTCGCCATGCTCATCCTCCCCTTTATGTACTCAGGGAGGGTGAAATGGGTCATTTGTCTCCTGCTTACTTTGGGGTTGCTCATGTCTATAGTGCTTTGCTGCACTCCTAAATTCCACTGCAGGTGCAAGAAGGACTCCCCTGCCTCCTGTGACAAGGAGATCCACGTTGTTACTGTTGCTTGA